A genomic stretch from Nitratidesulfovibrio sp. SRB-5 includes:
- a CDS encoding ATP-binding protein, with product MDIGGYTRLRRRLTFAMLAFSLVPLFALGFFIHLQFSKTYHERMVSGIEAVTESKRRALDTFLAERVSQIKSLAWTHPFSELSDPARLGTIFGVIQSNARSYVDIGVINDQGQHVAYVGPYSLEAANYRDEPWFHEVMLKGQYVSDVFTGFRRFPHFIIAVMRRENGRAWILRATIDSAAVSAMLHRAYSGTNSDAFLLAVDGTLQSDSRNNGAIMTRSGLHLTMPDRAKRGVVVDTVASTDGRPMITGMTWLENMPWLLVVMDDPREPLSPLAQTQIIVVLFLLGGAVVICLGTFFTTRVIVDKVIEADRRQAMLDASLMQSSKMAALGKLAAGVAHEVNNPLMLIRENAGWIRDLLSEEDAARMGHHAEIEEAAVKIEQHVDRAKGITHRMLGFGRRMEPMQEDVPLNVLTEQTVKFLESEALHRSITIHKDFDAELPAITTDTAQVQQVILNVLDNAIDAVGQGGSITVRTGATEGGQEVFVSVTDTGGGIAPDVLEHIFDPFYTTKKAGEGTGLGLAICYSIMEKLGGRIVAESTPGNGATFTVYLPTAPPAFTQDTLLNLR from the coding sequence ATGGACATCGGCGGATATACCAGGCTGCGGCGCAGGCTCACCTTCGCCATGCTCGCCTTTTCGCTCGTGCCGCTGTTCGCGCTGGGCTTCTTCATCCATCTCCAGTTTTCCAAGACCTACCACGAACGCATGGTTTCGGGCATCGAGGCGGTGACCGAAAGCAAGCGCCGCGCGCTGGATACCTTCCTGGCCGAGCGCGTCTCGCAGATCAAGAGCCTGGCCTGGACCCACCCGTTCAGCGAACTGTCCGACCCCGCCAGGCTGGGCACCATCTTCGGGGTCATCCAGTCCAACGCCCGCTCCTACGTGGACATCGGCGTCATCAACGACCAGGGCCAGCACGTGGCCTACGTGGGGCCGTATTCGCTGGAAGCGGCCAACTACCGCGACGAGCCGTGGTTCCACGAGGTGATGCTGAAGGGCCAGTACGTCAGCGACGTGTTCACCGGCTTCCGCCGCTTTCCGCACTTCATCATCGCGGTCATGCGCCGCGAGAACGGCAGGGCCTGGATACTGCGGGCCACCATCGATTCCGCCGCCGTCAGCGCCATGCTGCACCGCGCCTATTCCGGCACCAACAGCGATGCCTTCCTGCTGGCGGTGGACGGCACCCTGCAATCCGATTCGCGCAACAACGGCGCCATCATGACCAGGTCCGGGCTGCACCTGACCATGCCCGACAGGGCCAAGCGCGGAGTGGTGGTGGATACCGTGGCCAGCACCGACGGCAGGCCCATGATCACCGGCATGACCTGGCTCGAGAACATGCCCTGGCTGCTGGTGGTCATGGACGACCCGCGCGAGCCGCTTTCGCCCCTGGCGCAAACCCAGATCATCGTGGTGCTGTTCCTGCTGGGCGGGGCCGTGGTCATCTGCCTGGGCACCTTCTTCACCACCCGCGTCATCGTGGACAAGGTCATCGAGGCCGACCGCAGGCAGGCCATGCTCGACGCATCGCTCATGCAGTCCAGCAAGATGGCCGCCCTCGGCAAGCTGGCCGCCGGGGTGGCGCACGAAGTGAACAACCCGCTCATGCTCATCCGCGAAAACGCCGGGTGGATCCGCGACCTGCTGTCCGAAGAGGACGCCGCCCGCATGGGCCACCACGCCGAAATCGAGGAAGCCGCCGTCAAGATCGAGCAGCACGTGGACCGGGCCAAGGGCATCACCCACCGCATGCTGGGCTTTGGCCGCCGCATGGAACCCATGCAGGAAGACGTGCCCCTCAACGTGCTGACCGAGCAGACCGTGAAGTTTCTGGAAAGCGAGGCCCTGCACCGCTCCATCACCATACACAAGGATTTCGACGCCGAACTGCCCGCCATCACCACCGATACGGCCCAGGTGCAGCAGGTGATCCTGAACGTGCTGGACAACGCCATCGACGCCGTGGGCCAGGGCGGCTCCATCACCGTGCGCACCGGCGCCACCGAAGGCGGGCAGGAAGTGTTCGTGTCCGTCACCGACACCGGCGGCGGCATCGCCCCCGACGTGCTCGAACACATTTTCGACCCGTTCTATACCACCAAGAAGGCAGGCGAAGGCACCGGCCTTGGCCTCGCCATCTGCTACTCGATCATGGAAAAACTCGGCGGCCGCATCGTGGCGGAAAGCACCCCCGGCAACGGGGCCACCTTCACCGTGTACCTGCCCACCGCGCCGCCCGCCTTCACGCAGGATACCCTGCTCAACTTGCGGTAG
- a CDS encoding response regulator: MKILIVDDETEFLDLMHKRLARRGMEVDTADNGTDAVARVEQGVYDAVVLDVKMPGMDGLETLRRIKALRPEVPVVLLTGHASLGAALTGMELGAFDYMLKPVAINELIFKLGEAVRHA; this comes from the coding sequence ATGAAGATTCTCATCGTGGATGACGAGACGGAATTCCTGGACCTCATGCACAAGCGGCTTGCGCGGCGCGGCATGGAGGTGGACACGGCGGACAACGGCACGGACGCGGTGGCGCGCGTGGAGCAGGGCGTCTACGACGCGGTGGTGCTGGACGTGAAGATGCCGGGCATGGACGGGCTGGAGACGCTGCGGCGCATCAAGGCGCTGCGGCCCGAGGTGCCGGTGGTGCTGCTGACCGGGCATGCCAGCCTGGGCGCGGCCCTGACCGGCATGGAACTGGGCGCGTTCGACTACATGCTCAAACCCGTGGCCATCAACGAACTGATCTTCAAGCTGGGCGAGGCCGTGCGCCACGCCTGA
- a CDS encoding PEP/pyruvate-binding domain-containing protein, with protein sequence MGGFFHTLGALFRRQDAPAQDGGVPDAETERLRALYRERCSRFRLLLSANKSALEIMADMEEALRGVRPFGMTYVRGACTRACASVFQIVRHLNALSDDRWPELETKFNEIRAAIEAVVAPHVRAGGGPLVLPIAETGVDMADQTGGKMANLGEIRRRLGITVPDGFVVTATGYQRFMEAGGLQEEIDRRVQAADATRLDEVFALSASIQQLILAAPVPDDLAGAITAQVERLAGPPQDARMGPHPGINACSGAEVRFAVRSSAVGEDSLDASFAGQYRSELNVPPEDVLDTFKDIVASKYGVTAMTYRLARGIPDEDVPMCVGCLVMVDAVAGGVAYSRNPLDLRDNTVVINAVPGLPKAVVDGSFSPDVFVVSREVPMQVAQRQIAAKPQRFVRDPIEGVRLEDMPSDMVDAPCIDDARALEIASLAAGFEVFYGEPQDIEWAVCPEGVLTILQSRPLREARHDELPEGECAPVAGANGADAAGADVAAAETGPLPGGYNCGESGPPVLLLGGTPVSPGAGAGLAHVVRKDMDLLSFPDGGVLVIERALPRWAPLLSRASAVVAEAGGAAGHLASVAREYGVPALFGLPRAAELLEHAGIVTVDADNRRVHPGRIEDLLGHAPRRNLMEGSPVHTALAEAARLVLPLNLLDPESPRFAPAHCRTLHDITRFCHEKSVEVLFGVSDHMGATGPGTQRLGKQLRVNGTRLQYWLLDIDGGFRKPVPGPVVDLADIASAPMLALWDGMTAVPWAGPPATDARGFLSVMMESTVNPDLEPTAATTLANRNFLMISRDYCNLQARFGYHFCTVEAMATDNPHENYVTFQFKGGAASADRRTLRARFVGEVLEARGFRADVKDDALFASLEGLPKDRILTLVRGVGYLLIHTRQIDMVAHNERVFGPIRDRIAADLARIAPVT encoded by the coding sequence ATGGGCGGCTTTTTCCACACACTCGGCGCGCTGTTCCGGCGGCAGGACGCACCTGCGCAGGACGGCGGCGTGCCCGACGCCGAAACCGAACGGCTGCGGGCGCTGTACCGCGAACGCTGTTCGCGGTTCCGGCTGCTGCTGTCCGCCAATAAGAGCGCCCTCGAGATCATGGCCGACATGGAAGAGGCCCTGCGCGGGGTGCGTCCCTTCGGCATGACCTACGTGCGCGGGGCCTGCACCCGCGCGTGCGCCAGCGTGTTCCAGATCGTGCGCCACCTCAACGCGCTGTCCGACGACCGCTGGCCCGAACTGGAAACGAAGTTCAACGAGATACGCGCGGCCATCGAGGCCGTGGTGGCCCCCCACGTGCGCGCGGGCGGCGGGCCGCTGGTGCTGCCCATTGCCGAAACCGGCGTGGACATGGCCGACCAGACCGGCGGCAAGATGGCCAACCTGGGTGAAATCCGCCGCCGTCTCGGCATCACCGTGCCCGACGGCTTCGTGGTCACGGCCACGGGCTATCAGCGCTTCATGGAGGCGGGCGGCCTACAGGAAGAGATCGACCGGCGGGTGCAGGCGGCGGACGCCACCCGGCTGGACGAGGTGTTCGCGCTGTCCGCGTCCATCCAGCAGCTCATTCTGGCCGCCCCCGTGCCCGACGACCTGGCCGGGGCCATCACCGCGCAGGTGGAGCGCCTGGCCGGGCCCCCGCAGGATGCGCGGATGGGGCCGCATCCCGGAATCAACGCCTGTTCCGGCGCCGAGGTGCGCTTTGCCGTGCGCTCCAGCGCCGTGGGCGAGGATTCGCTGGATGCTTCCTTTGCCGGGCAGTACCGCTCGGAACTCAACGTGCCGCCCGAAGACGTGCTGGACACCTTCAAGGACATCGTGGCCAGCAAGTACGGCGTCACCGCCATGACCTACCGTCTGGCGCGCGGCATCCCCGACGAGGACGTGCCCATGTGCGTGGGCTGCCTGGTCATGGTGGACGCGGTGGCGGGCGGCGTTGCCTACAGCCGCAACCCGCTGGACCTGCGCGACAACACCGTGGTCATCAACGCCGTGCCCGGCCTGCCCAAGGCCGTGGTGGACGGCAGTTTCAGCCCCGACGTGTTCGTGGTCTCGCGCGAGGTGCCCATGCAGGTGGCGCAGCGCCAGATAGCCGCCAAGCCCCAGCGCTTCGTGCGCGACCCCATCGAGGGCGTGCGGCTGGAGGACATGCCGTCGGACATGGTGGACGCCCCGTGCATCGACGACGCCCGCGCCCTGGAAATCGCCTCGCTGGCCGCCGGGTTCGAGGTGTTCTACGGAGAGCCGCAGGACATCGAATGGGCCGTGTGCCCCGAAGGCGTGCTGACCATCCTGCAAAGCCGCCCCCTGCGCGAGGCGCGCCACGACGAGCTTCCGGAGGGCGAATGCGCGCCCGTGGCCGGTGCCAACGGTGCGGACGCCGCCGGAGCGGATGTCGCCGCCGCCGAAACCGGCCCCCTGCCGGGCGGCTACAATTGCGGCGAATCCGGTCCGCCGGTGCTGCTGCTGGGCGGCACCCCGGTCAGCCCCGGCGCGGGCGCGGGCCTGGCCCACGTGGTGCGCAAGGACATGGATCTGTTGTCCTTCCCCGACGGCGGCGTGCTGGTCATCGAGCGTGCCCTGCCGCGCTGGGCGCCGCTGCTGTCGCGCGCCTCCGCCGTGGTGGCCGAGGCGGGCGGCGCCGCCGGGCATCTGGCCAGCGTGGCCCGCGAGTACGGCGTGCCCGCCCTGTTCGGCTTGCCGCGCGCCGCCGAACTGCTGGAGCATGCAGGCATCGTCACCGTGGATGCCGACAACCGCCGCGTGCACCCCGGCCGCATCGAAGACCTGTTGGGCCACGCCCCGCGTCGCAACCTGATGGAGGGCAGCCCCGTGCACACCGCGCTGGCAGAGGCCGCGCGGCTGGTGTTGCCCCTGAACCTGCTGGACCCGGAATCGCCCCGGTTCGCCCCCGCCCATTGCCGCACCCTGCACGACATTACCCGCTTCTGCCACGAGAAGTCCGTGGAGGTGCTGTTCGGCGTGTCCGATCACATGGGCGCCACCGGCCCCGGCACCCAGCGGCTGGGCAAACAGCTGCGGGTCAACGGCACCAGGCTGCAATACTGGCTGCTGGACATCGACGGCGGTTTCCGCAAGCCCGTGCCCGGCCCCGTGGTGGATCTGGCCGACATCGCCTCCGCGCCCATGCTGGCCCTGTGGGACGGCATGACCGCCGTGCCCTGGGCCGGGCCGCCCGCCACCGACGCGCGCGGGTTCCTGTCCGTCATGATGGAATCCACCGTGAACCCGGACCTGGAACCCACCGCGGCCACCACCCTGGCCAACCGCAACTTTCTCATGATCTCGCGCGACTACTGCAACCTTCAGGCGCGCTTCGGCTACCACTTCTGCACCGTGGAAGCCATGGCCACCGACAACCCGCACGAGAACTACGTGACCTTCCAGTTCAAGGGCGGCGCCGCCAGCGCCGACCGCCGCACCCTGCGCGCCCGCTTCGTGGGCGAAGTGCTGGAAGCACGCGGCTTCCGCGCCGACGTCAAGGACGACGCCCTGTTCGCCTCCCTCGAAGGTCTGCCCAAGGACCGCATTCTCACCCTGGTGCGCGGCGTGGGCTACCTGCTCATCCATACCCGACAGATCGACATGGTGGCCCACAACGAACGCGTGTTCGGCCCCATCCGCGACCGCATCGCCGCCGACCTCGCCAGGATCGCCCCTGTTACCTAG
- a CDS encoding superoxide dismutase, whose amino-acid sequence MPSSFTRRCFMSLCASAAVVAAGTRLLGPTVAHAADAPDAFPMPPLPYPENGLEPAISARTISFHYGKHTAAYYGNLNKAVAGTPMATMKLEDVIKSVAGDPAKAGLFNNAAQSWNHTFYWAGMKPGGGGTPPAKVADALSAAFGSVDACITQLSDAAKTQFASGWAWLAKGRENGKDVLKVLKTGNAENPITQGYTPILTIDVWEHAYYLDYQNKRPDYVQAFFDKLVNWDEVAKRL is encoded by the coding sequence ATGCCGTCCAGCTTCACCCGCCGCTGCTTCATGTCCCTGTGCGCCTCGGCAGCCGTCGTGGCCGCCGGCACCCGCCTGCTGGGCCCCACCGTTGCCCATGCCGCCGACGCCCCGGACGCCTTTCCCATGCCGCCGCTGCCCTACCCCGAAAACGGCCTGGAGCCCGCCATCAGCGCGCGCACCATCTCGTTCCACTACGGCAAGCACACCGCCGCCTACTACGGCAACCTGAACAAGGCCGTGGCTGGCACCCCCATGGCCACCATGAAGCTGGAAGACGTCATCAAATCCGTGGCGGGTGACCCGGCCAAGGCCGGGCTGTTCAACAACGCCGCCCAGTCCTGGAACCACACCTTCTACTGGGCAGGCATGAAACCCGGTGGCGGCGGCACTCCCCCCGCCAAGGTGGCCGACGCCCTGTCCGCCGCCTTCGGCTCCGTGGACGCCTGCATCACCCAACTTTCCGACGCCGCCAAAACCCAGTTCGCCAGCGGCTGGGCCTGGCTGGCCAAGGGCCGCGAAAACGGCAAGGACGTGCTGAAGGTGCTGAAGACCGGCAACGCCGAAAATCCCATCACCCAAGGCTATACCCCCATCCTCACCATCGACGTGTGGGAACACGCCTACTACCTGGACTACCAGAACAAGCGCCCCGACTACGTCCAAGCCTTCTTCGACAAGCTGGTGAACTGGGACGAAGTGGCCAAGCGGTTGTAG
- a CDS encoding sulfite exporter TauE/SafE family protein, protein MSFPRQVFEFLKASSIAHAQWDIEVSTSIIKNRKKLIILGILLLPILMFSFAEAGSMLGSKTAYAPAFYSTKIFLVSIAVGLAAGLITGCIGAGGGFIITPALMAAGVKGILAVGTDLFHIFAKAIMGTTVHKKLGNVSVKLAIAFLVGSGAGTFIGGAINKGLYNKDPLLSEMFISSIYAVLLGFLGFYALFDFIKSSRSGGGGDAHGGSSGATGLSVKLQAMNVPPMITFDEDLVPGGRRISGWIVAAGGVVVGILAAIMGVGGGFITFPMFVYIFGVSSMTTVGTDILQIIFTAGLGAIAQYAIYGYVFYTLAMGMLIGSLLGIQVGALTTKVVKGIHIRGFYAMSIIAGFINRVATLPKKMVELEMISMSKELVNNIEFVGNIVFWVVVAIFGAWVFGKFFANIGKLRAEA, encoded by the coding sequence ATGAGCTTTCCAAGACAAGTCTTCGAATTCCTGAAGGCGAGTTCCATCGCCCATGCGCAGTGGGATATCGAGGTATCCACGTCCATCATCAAGAACCGGAAAAAGTTGATCATCCTCGGCATCCTGCTGCTGCCGATCCTGATGTTCAGCTTTGCCGAAGCGGGCTCCATGCTGGGCAGCAAGACTGCCTACGCGCCCGCGTTCTACTCCACCAAGATCTTCCTGGTCTCCATCGCGGTGGGCCTGGCCGCCGGTCTTATCACCGGCTGCATCGGCGCGGGCGGGGGCTTCATCATCACGCCGGCGCTCATGGCCGCCGGGGTCAAGGGCATCCTTGCCGTTGGCACCGACCTGTTCCACATCTTCGCCAAGGCCATCATGGGCACCACGGTGCACAAGAAACTGGGCAACGTGTCGGTGAAGCTGGCCATCGCCTTCCTGGTGGGGTCGGGCGCGGGCACGTTCATCGGCGGGGCCATCAACAAGGGCCTGTACAACAAGGACCCGCTGCTGTCCGAAATGTTCATCAGCTCCATCTACGCGGTGCTGCTGGGCTTCCTGGGCTTCTACGCCCTGTTCGACTTCATCAAGTCCAGCCGTTCCGGCGGCGGCGGTGATGCCCACGGCGGCAGCAGCGGCGCCACGGGCCTGTCCGTCAAGTTGCAGGCCATGAACGTGCCCCCCATGATCACCTTCGACGAAGACCTCGTGCCCGGCGGCCGTCGCATCTCCGGCTGGATCGTCGCCGCGGGCGGCGTGGTGGTGGGCATCCTGGCGGCCATCATGGGCGTGGGCGGCGGCTTCATCACCTTCCCCATGTTCGTGTACATCTTCGGCGTGTCCTCCATGACCACCGTGGGTACCGACATCCTTCAGATCATCTTCACCGCGGGTCTCGGCGCCATCGCCCAGTACGCCATCTACGGCTACGTGTTCTACACCCTGGCCATGGGCATGCTGATCGGTTCGCTGCTGGGCATCCAGGTGGGCGCGCTTACCACCAAGGTGGTCAAGGGCATCCACATCCGCGGCTTCTACGCCATGTCGATCATCGCGGGCTTCATCAACCGCGTGGCCACCCTGCCCAAGAAGATGGTGGAACTGGAAATGATCTCCATGTCCAAGGAACTGGTGAACAACATCGAGTTCGTGGGCAACATCGTGTTCTGGGTGGTGGTTGCCATCTTTGGTGCCTGGGTGTTCGGCAAGTTCTTCGCCAACATCGGCAAGCTGAGAGCGGAGGCGTAA
- a CDS encoding HAD family hydrolase codes for MPIRAIIFDLDGTLLDTLEDLADAANACLLAQGLSAHPVDAYRQFVGDGVETLFRRALPPGFPPGHATEQAVAALVARMRDEYGARWSVKSAPYPGIRELLAALAPAGLPLGVLSNKPHAFTRLMVGSFFDGAGSGAGAASAGSPASTGLSASGGAPVEDGPLGPFAVVAGARPGVPRKPDPAAAIATARALGVDPAHAAFVGDSNVDMRTAHGAGMLAVGCLWGFRGEAELRESGASVLLAHPLELLDHI; via the coding sequence ATGCCCATACGCGCCATCATCTTTGATCTGGACGGCACCCTGCTGGACACGCTGGAGGACCTGGCCGACGCGGCCAATGCCTGCCTGCTGGCCCAGGGACTTTCCGCACACCCCGTGGACGCCTACCGCCAGTTCGTGGGCGACGGGGTGGAAACCCTGTTCCGCCGGGCGTTGCCGCCCGGCTTCCCGCCCGGCCACGCCACCGAACAGGCCGTGGCCGCCCTGGTGGCCCGCATGCGCGACGAATACGGCGCGCGCTGGTCGGTCAAGAGCGCGCCGTATCCCGGCATTCGTGAACTGCTGGCCGCGCTGGCCCCCGCCGGATTGCCGCTGGGGGTGCTGTCCAACAAGCCGCACGCCTTCACCCGGCTGATGGTGGGCAGTTTCTTCGATGGCGCGGGCAGCGGCGCGGGTGCGGCTTCGGCCGGTTCGCCTGCTTCCACCGGTTTGTCCGCATCCGGCGGTGCCCCTGTGGAGGACGGTCCGCTGGGTCCGTTCGCCGTGGTGGCCGGGGCGCGCCCCGGCGTGCCGCGCAAGCCGGACCCGGCGGCGGCCATCGCCACCGCCCGGGCGCTGGGAGTGGACCCGGCACATGCGGCCTTCGTGGGCGACAGCAACGTGGACATGCGCACCGCGCACGGCGCGGGCATGTTGGCCGTGGGCTGCTTGTGGGGCTTCCGGGGCGAGGCGGAACTGCGCGAGAGCGGGGCATCCGTGCTGCTGGCGCATCCGTTGGAGCTGCTGGATCATATCTAG
- a CDS encoding PAS domain-containing hybrid sensor histidine kinase/response regulator, producing the protein MPSVHHSGAASVAVRLVALALAIVLCGTVPYRTAAASGTAAPLDPALHVPETARAAAPSPPSPPSHPSPLSMLSSLSVLFSQPLGAMESATSDALSGTASQAVPTGVQPPAPWWMRLIDDAALILPAAALLLWLTLRLRRTRRALNRAENTLGSIVQVTSPLVEQEFFRVLVQQLAQALGAHYAFVGELGEQGKRGESAGQARQAGQARQDGGKGDDDYLRVLAAWLGDAPGESFDYALHGTPCARVLNSPDLCVYPDGVQENFPEAELHASLGIRSYMGLALRDARGTPLGVLAVFHDLPMAPPTGESMALMRILAGRATAELERLRAGRALRESEARYRGLFENNHVVALLIDPTTKAIRDASPAAAEFYGWPRDVLRTMHISDINTLPPGTLHGELSSAARGERQRFRFRHRLANGTTRDVESNTGTLVLHGEPLLYSIITDVTEQRRAEEALRHSELRLRMLVESAGDAIYLADGAGHILDANPEAEHQTGHTREQLLRMTLFDIDERLDQRGFARLRAELESARKATFETTHRTRNGTPLPVEVRMAQVEETGEAEGDPLLLAIVRDSSARKRAESELRCAKEVAEAASRTKGEFLANMSHEIRTPLNGIMGMLQLLQTDPPKAMRTVYVGAATQSCRRLGLLLGDILDLSRIEAGKLELHDEPFEARAVLDEVRGLFEGPAAERGLALRVSVDERIPRHLRGDAMRLRQVLFNLVGNAVKFTDQGEVVVEAWRVQASRSRGCRVVFTVRDTGIGIAEERLKDIFEPFVQAETASTRRYQGAGLGLPIVRRLVRLMCGTVTVESTPGAGTAFSVSLPFRFVNKVEEAVVEPHAADALSLRGRAILLAEDDAVNRLAVTRLLENMGARVTTADNGERAVQALLTADYDCALMDIQMPVMDGMEATRRLRALAHDGARDSAREGAHEGARAAVEDARAPGTTGDAPPAEDAEPDAKSDAGSDALQDRRIDPRILRARSATPIIALTAHAMRGDREQFLAAGMDGYLTKPVEAATLASAIVRAIHEQGLREREPEGLH; encoded by the coding sequence ATGCCCAGCGTGCATCATTCCGGAGCCGCATCCGTTGCAGTCCGGCTTGTGGCCCTTGCCCTGGCGATCGTGCTGTGCGGGACCGTGCCGTACCGGACGGCTGCCGCATCGGGCACGGCGGCGCCGCTCGATCCCGCTCTCCATGTGCCGGAAACGGCGCGTGCCGCTGCCCCGTCCCCCCCGTCCCCCCCGTCCCACCCGTCCCCGCTGTCCATGTTGTCCTCGCTGTCCGTGCTGTTTTCCCAGCCTCTGGGGGCCATGGAGTCCGCCACGTCCGACGCCCTGTCGGGCACCGCCTCACAGGCCGTCCCCACCGGCGTCCAGCCCCCCGCCCCCTGGTGGATGCGCCTCATCGACGATGCCGCGCTCATTCTTCCGGCAGCCGCCCTGCTGCTGTGGCTGACCCTGCGTCTGCGCCGCACCCGCCGCGCCCTTAACCGGGCGGAAAACACCCTGGGCAGCATCGTGCAGGTCACCTCGCCGCTGGTGGAGCAGGAGTTCTTTCGGGTGCTGGTGCAGCAGTTGGCCCAGGCCCTTGGCGCGCACTACGCCTTTGTCGGCGAACTGGGTGAACAGGGTAAACGGGGAGAGTCGGCAGGACAGGCCCGTCAGGCAGGACAGGCCAGGCAGGATGGCGGAAAGGGCGATGACGACTACCTGCGCGTGCTGGCCGCCTGGCTGGGCGACGCGCCCGGCGAATCCTTCGACTATGCGCTGCACGGCACCCCCTGCGCGCGCGTCCTCAATTCGCCGGACCTGTGCGTCTACCCCGACGGCGTGCAGGAAAACTTTCCCGAGGCCGAACTGCACGCCTCGCTGGGCATCCGCTCCTACATGGGCCTTGCCCTGCGCGATGCGCGGGGCACCCCCCTTGGCGTGCTGGCAGTGTTCCACGACCTGCCCATGGCCCCGCCCACGGGCGAGAGCATGGCGCTGATGCGCATCCTTGCCGGACGCGCCACGGCGGAACTGGAACGGCTGCGCGCCGGGCGGGCCCTGCGTGAAAGCGAGGCCCGCTACCGGGGTCTTTTCGAAAACAACCACGTGGTGGCCCTGCTCATCGATCCCACCACCAAGGCCATCCGCGACGCCAGCCCCGCCGCAGCAGAATTCTACGGCTGGCCGCGCGACGTGCTGCGCACCATGCACATCTCGGACATCAACACCCTGCCACCGGGCACGTTGCACGGCGAACTTTCATCGGCGGCGCGGGGCGAAAGGCAACGCTTCCGCTTTCGCCACCGCCTGGCCAACGGCACCACCCGCGACGTGGAATCGAACACCGGCACTCTGGTGCTGCACGGCGAGCCGCTGCTGTATTCCATCATCACCGACGTCACCGAACAGCGCCGGGCGGAAGAAGCCCTGCGGCACAGCGAACTGCGGCTGCGCATGCTGGTGGAAAGCGCGGGCGATGCCATCTACCTGGCGGACGGCGCAGGGCACATCCTTGATGCCAACCCCGAGGCGGAACACCAGACCGGTCACACCCGCGAACAGCTGCTGCGCATGACCCTGTTCGACATCGACGAGCGACTCGACCAGCGCGGCTTCGCCCGGCTGCGCGCGGAACTGGAATCCGCCCGCAAGGCCACCTTCGAGACCACGCACCGCACGCGCAACGGCACGCCGCTGCCGGTGGAAGTGCGCATGGCCCAGGTGGAAGAAACGGGGGAGGCGGAGGGCGACCCGCTGCTGCTGGCCATCGTGCGCGACAGCTCGGCCCGCAAGCGGGCCGAAAGCGAACTGCGCTGCGCCAAGGAGGTGGCCGAAGCGGCCAGCCGCACCAAAGGCGAGTTCCTGGCCAACATGAGCCACGAAATCCGCACCCCGCTCAACGGCATCATGGGCATGCTGCAACTGTTGCAGACAGACCCGCCCAAGGCCATGCGCACGGTGTACGTGGGAGCGGCCACCCAGTCGTGCCGCCGCCTGGGGCTGCTGCTGGGCGACATCCTGGACCTTTCGCGCATAGAGGCGGGCAAGCTGGAGCTTCACGACGAGCCCTTCGAGGCGCGGGCCGTGCTGGACGAGGTGCGCGGCCTGTTCGAAGGCCCCGCCGCCGAACGGGGGCTGGCCCTGAGGGTAAGCGTGGACGAGCGCATTCCCCGCCATCTGCGCGGCGACGCCATGCGCCTGCGCCAGGTGCTGTTCAACCTGGTGGGCAACGCGGTGAAGTTCACCGACCAGGGCGAGGTGGTGGTGGAGGCATGGCGGGTGCAGGCATCGCGCTCGCGCGGATGCAGGGTGGTGTTCACCGTGCGCGATACCGGCATAGGCATTGCCGAAGAACGGCTGAAGGACATCTTCGAGCCGTTCGTGCAGGCAGAGACGGCCAGCACCCGTCGCTATCAGGGCGCGGGGCTGGGGCTGCCCATCGTGCGGCGCCTGGTGCGGCTGATGTGCGGCACCGTCACCGTGGAAAGCACGCCGGGCGCGGGCACTGCCTTCAGCGTCAGTCTGCCCTTCCGCTTCGTGAACAAGGTGGAGGAAGCCGTGGTCGAACCGCACGCCGCCGACGCCCTTTCCCTGCGTGGCAGGGCCATTCTGCTGGCCGAGGACGACGCGGTGAACCGTCTGGCGGTGACGCGCCTGCTGGAGAACATGGGGGCGCGGGTGACCACCGCCGACAACGGCGAACGCGCCGTGCAGGCCCTGCTGACCGCCGACTACGACTGCGCGCTCATGGACATCCAGATGCCGGTCATGGACGGGATGGAGGCCACCCGCCGCCTGCGGGCCCTTGCGCACGACGGCGCGCGCGACAGTGCCCGCGAAGGGGCGCACGAGGGCGCACGGGCGGCAGTGGAGGATGCGCGGGCGCCGGGCACCACGGGTGACGCACCGCCCGCGGAGGATGCCGAGCCCGACGCAAAAAGCGATGCAGGGTCCGACGCCCTGCAAGACCGCCGCATCGACCCGCGCATCCTTCGGGCGCGCTCGGCAACGCCCATCATCGCCCTGACCGCCCACGCCATGCGCGGCGACCGTGAACAATTCCTGGCGGCGGGCATGGACGGCTACCTGACCAAGCCCGTGGAGGCCGCCACGCTGGCCAGCGCCATCGTGCGGGCCATCCACGAACAGGGCCTGCGCGAGCGTGAGCCGGAGGGCCTGCACTAG